Proteins found in one Brevibacillus brevis genomic segment:
- a CDS encoding glycosyltransferase family 2 protein gives MSHSQQPLVSIITPSYNQGRFIRETINSILTQDYANLEHIVVDGGSTDDTLSILQEYAQKDPRFRYISEPDRGQSHALNKGLAMARGEIIGWLNSDDTYVPGAIMLAVHAFANNPSWGMLHGNCQVMNEYGQVSSTYPSEQADSKKLYQSCVICQPSAFIRTHVFRHMGGVDEKLQFCMDYDLWMRIAKFYPIGYVPHYLGNARIHTTCKSATQWHSVGVPEVLRSLAKNYSSIPSHWISYVPHYKGMGVLDLLRIYKSFPSNTTRITSMNRGMDLWAPPVLRAIVESDPSAPAQMLLLKGKVPGSPAKLPKPIVLTALVNGVNVKSYTVDKPTFALEIPLDPNATTLRVDIASSSVGVPSTPQVQQRIVGGYMAEEIIPLSYDEVIVYRTFSRS, from the coding sequence GTGTCCCACTCACAGCAACCATTAGTGAGTATCATTACCCCCTCTTACAACCAAGGCCGGTTTATTCGTGAGACGATAAATAGCATATTGACCCAGGATTATGCAAACCTTGAGCATATCGTGGTAGATGGAGGCTCGACTGACGATACGCTCTCCATCCTGCAAGAATATGCACAAAAAGATCCGCGCTTCCGTTATATTTCCGAACCGGATCGCGGACAGTCTCACGCGCTTAACAAAGGTCTGGCAATGGCAAGAGGGGAAATCATTGGCTGGCTGAATTCAGACGACACCTATGTACCCGGCGCCATCATGCTGGCTGTTCACGCTTTTGCGAACAACCCGAGCTGGGGAATGCTTCACGGCAATTGCCAAGTGATGAACGAGTACGGTCAAGTATCTTCCACCTATCCGTCAGAACAGGCTGATTCCAAGAAGTTGTATCAGAGCTGCGTGATTTGCCAGCCTTCCGCTTTCATCAGGACCCACGTTTTCAGGCATATGGGGGGCGTAGATGAAAAGCTGCAATTTTGCATGGATTACGACCTGTGGATGCGCATCGCCAAATTTTATCCCATCGGTTATGTGCCTCACTACTTAGGAAACGCCCGAATCCACACGACCTGCAAATCAGCTACACAATGGCATTCTGTCGGCGTACCTGAAGTATTACGATCACTTGCGAAAAATTATTCGTCTATCCCCAGCCATTGGATATCGTACGTTCCACACTACAAAGGCATGGGTGTACTCGACCTCTTGAGGATCTATAAGTCCTTTCCATCCAATACAACCAGAATTACAAGCATGAATCGGGGGATGGACTTGTGGGCGCCTCCAGTCCTGCGTGCGATTGTAGAATCAGATCCATCAGCACCGGCTCAAATGTTGTTACTGAAGGGCAAAGTCCCTGGCTCCCCTGCAAAATTGCCGAAGCCCATAGTTTTGACTGCGCTCGTGAATGGCGTCAACGTAAAAAGTTACACCGTTGATAAACCCACCTTTGCCCTCGAAATTCCACTCGATCCGAATGCCACAACACTTCGTGTGGACATCGCTTCTTCCAGTGTCGGTGTACCGAGCACTCCGCAAGTCCAGCAAAGAATCGTGGGGGGATACATGGCCGAAGAAATTATTCCTCTTTCGTATGACGAAGTGATCGTGTACAGAACTTTTTCAAGGAGTTAA
- a CDS encoding DUF1698 domain-containing protein, giving the protein MGRFWTDQEILDEINKRRWYHKIALRPGIVTPGISLLEGIWNMTRQSREYIQYSGKRVLDLASFDGMWAFEAEQRGASLVVATDCMQPLYLNFEFCKNILQSKVLPLYNTSPYKLWEGLQVLLMDDFTEPLPFPHQIRHNQFDIVQHLGLLYHLRDPMWTLSQCRSVIKPGGHLLLETACILDTNQSIMVYNGAPGQMNRIYKDDTTWWLPSVLCIEEMLKGTLFEVLPESVRTIPSGKINNYDAGRISLVARAIPGSAIDHNCHAELLRIFRNPGIIPDYL; this is encoded by the coding sequence ATGGGAAGATTTTGGACAGATCAGGAAATCCTCGATGAGATCAACAAACGACGATGGTACCATAAAATCGCACTGCGACCCGGGATTGTCACACCCGGGATTTCGCTTCTGGAAGGTATATGGAATATGACGAGACAATCCCGAGAATACATCCAATATTCGGGGAAACGCGTCCTTGATCTCGCTAGTTTTGACGGGATGTGGGCTTTTGAAGCGGAGCAGAGAGGGGCAAGTCTTGTCGTGGCTACGGACTGTATGCAGCCACTCTATTTGAATTTTGAGTTTTGCAAGAACATCCTGCAAAGCAAAGTTTTGCCGTTGTACAATACCAGCCCTTATAAACTTTGGGAGGGGCTACAGGTATTGCTGATGGACGATTTTACAGAACCACTGCCATTCCCCCATCAAATTCGGCACAATCAATTTGATATCGTCCAGCATCTTGGTCTGCTCTATCATCTGCGCGATCCAATGTGGACATTGTCGCAATGCCGAAGCGTGATTAAACCCGGCGGGCACCTCTTGTTGGAAACTGCCTGTATTTTGGATACGAATCAATCCATCATGGTCTACAACGGAGCTCCTGGACAAATGAACCGGATTTATAAGGACGATACGACTTGGTGGTTGCCATCCGTGCTTTGCATTGAGGAGATGCTGAAAGGCACGTTGTTTGAAGTTCTTCCTGAATCCGTTCGGACCATCCCCTCCGGCAAAATCAACAATTACGATGCAGGTCGCATCAGCCTCGTGGCAAGAGCCATTCCTGGTAGCGCAATCGACCATAACTGTCACGCGGAGTTGCTCCGTATATTCCGCAATCCAGGGATCATTCCGGACTACCTGTAA
- a CDS encoding DUF1360 domain-containing protein, which yields MFDLSWIDLIILVLASFRLTHLIVFDEITSFLRNPFYQVLYVPDESGQMVRDFQFKGGRVRQWIGRLLSCHWCVGIWVGALIVGLYMYVPAAYPLLLLLAIAGAAAVIETKLYTS from the coding sequence ATGTTTGACCTCTCATGGATTGACCTAATCATTCTCGTGCTGGCAAGCTTTCGTCTCACGCATTTGATTGTTTTTGATGAGATTACGTCTTTTCTGCGAAACCCATTTTACCAGGTGTTATATGTACCTGATGAGTCGGGGCAAATGGTTCGGGACTTTCAATTTAAAGGTGGTAGGGTGCGCCAATGGATAGGCAGACTGTTGAGCTGCCATTGGTGTGTGGGAATATGGGTAGGCGCTTTGATCGTTGGGTTGTATATGTATGTGCCAGCCGCCTATCCGTTGCTGCTCCTGCTTGCCATAGCCGGAGCGGCGGCTGTCATTGAAACGAAGCTATATACGAGTTGA
- a CDS encoding sugar phosphate nucleotidyltransferase, with translation MKLILLSGGSGKRLWPLSNDVRSKQFLKLIGNAHAQPEAMVQRVWRQLASRNWSEPVYISTGRSHVDLLQSQLGEGVPLIVEPEKRDTFPAIALAVTYLYSALTMDPNEVITIMPVDPFVEDRFMDRIKELENVILKSGANLALIGVKPTYPSTKYGYIVPQLEAESNESKRPHAYQKVKSFKEKPSLEQAQDLVEKKALWNCGIFAFRLGYLIRELEQKGLPTEYNRMLEQYSQMPAISFDYEIVEKAEKVVVLPYDGAWKDLGTWNTLTEEMSANAIGKVLLDENCTNTHVINELDIPIVSIGLSDMIVAASPDGILVSSKEQSHMVKNLALDWTKRPMYEERRWGWYQVMHFQKNEDDLEVLTKRIHVYAGKNLSYQYHHHRSEVWIIVEGCGEFILDDLLREVGPGDVLQIPVGAKHAIKATTELEFIEVQMGSQLVEEDIVRLGMAWSAILEQIRKHGDRND, from the coding sequence GTGAAACTGATATTGCTATCGGGTGGTTCAGGGAAAAGGCTGTGGCCGCTCTCCAATGATGTCAGGTCCAAACAGTTCTTGAAGTTGATAGGCAATGCACATGCCCAACCAGAGGCGATGGTTCAACGAGTGTGGAGACAACTGGCCTCCCGCAATTGGTCGGAGCCTGTTTATATTTCAACAGGCCGCTCGCATGTTGATTTGCTTCAAAGCCAACTAGGTGAAGGCGTTCCTTTGATCGTGGAGCCGGAAAAAAGGGATACCTTCCCTGCCATTGCTTTAGCGGTGACCTATTTGTACTCTGCTTTGACAATGGACCCGAATGAAGTCATCACCATCATGCCTGTAGATCCATTCGTTGAGGACCGCTTCATGGACAGGATCAAGGAGTTGGAGAACGTCATCCTCAAATCAGGCGCGAATCTCGCATTAATCGGAGTGAAACCAACGTATCCATCTACCAAATACGGCTACATTGTCCCCCAGTTAGAAGCAGAATCGAATGAGAGTAAAAGGCCACATGCCTATCAAAAAGTAAAAAGCTTCAAAGAAAAGCCGTCCCTTGAGCAAGCGCAGGATTTAGTAGAAAAGAAAGCCCTGTGGAATTGTGGAATTTTTGCTTTTCGATTGGGTTATCTGATTCGCGAATTGGAGCAAAAAGGATTGCCTACTGAATATAACCGCATGCTTGAGCAATATAGCCAAATGCCTGCTATCAGCTTTGATTATGAGATCGTAGAAAAGGCAGAGAAAGTAGTCGTTCTCCCGTATGACGGAGCCTGGAAGGACTTAGGGACGTGGAATACGCTCACGGAAGAAATGAGCGCGAATGCAATCGGTAAGGTTTTGCTAGATGAGAATTGCACCAATACGCACGTTATCAACGAATTGGACATACCTATTGTGTCCATCGGTCTATCGGATATGATCGTGGCGGCAAGCCCGGATGGCATCCTCGTTTCTTCCAAGGAACAAAGCCATATGGTCAAAAATTTGGCTTTGGATTGGACAAAGCGCCCAATGTATGAAGAGCGGCGCTGGGGATGGTATCAGGTTATGCATTTTCAGAAGAATGAAGACGATTTGGAGGTATTAACGAAAAGAATCCATGTATACGCCGGGAAAAATTTGAGCTATCAGTACCACCACCACCGTAGTGAAGTATGGATCATCGTAGAGGGCTGCGGCGAGTTCATTTTAGATGATCTGCTGAGAGAGGTTGGACCAGGTGACGTTTTGCAAATCCCGGTCGGAGCCAAACATGCAATCAAAGCTACGACCGAGCTGGAATTCATCGAGGTACAGATGGGCAGTCAGCTGGTAGAAGAAGATATCGTTCGACTTGGGATGGCGTGGTCAGCGATTCTGGAGCAGATAAGGAAGCACGGTGATCGCAATGATTGA
- the rfbG gene encoding CDP-glucose 4,6-dehydratase — protein sequence MIDPAFWRDKKVLITGHTGFKGAWLCLWLHDLGAKVTGYALSPPTNPSIFECAQISSLVDSIIDDVRSKESVQKAINQAEPDIIFHMAAQPLVRLSYQYPAETYEINVMGTVNVLEAARLAVQNGMKIKAIINVTTDKVYENREWVWGYREQDVLGGYDPYSNSKACSEQVTASYRNAFFHPDQYDQHGVAVASARAGNVIGGGDWALDRLIPDCLRALIKGETITIRNPKAIRPWQHVLEPLKGYLMLAEKMWANGKDYSQSWNFGPNEEDARSVEWIVHQLCERWGAGACFEAERTDPQWHEAQYLKLDCSKAKSVIGWKPNWSLEQTLDSIISWQKAYQQKQDVREICLAQIAAYTNKAQ from the coding sequence ATGATTGATCCTGCGTTCTGGCGAGACAAAAAAGTGTTGATCACAGGTCATACAGGCTTCAAAGGCGCATGGCTGTGCTTATGGCTGCATGACTTGGGGGCGAAGGTAACAGGGTATGCGCTTTCGCCTCCAACAAACCCGAGTATTTTTGAGTGTGCCCAAATCAGCTCATTGGTTGATTCCATCATTGATGATGTCAGATCAAAGGAAAGTGTTCAAAAAGCGATCAACCAAGCAGAACCAGATATCATCTTTCACATGGCTGCTCAGCCGTTGGTGCGCCTGTCGTATCAATATCCGGCGGAAACCTACGAAATCAACGTCATGGGTACGGTGAATGTACTCGAAGCGGCGAGATTGGCTGTTCAGAATGGAATGAAAATCAAAGCGATCATTAATGTTACGACGGATAAGGTTTACGAAAATCGGGAGTGGGTGTGGGGATACCGTGAGCAGGATGTGTTGGGTGGCTATGACCCGTATTCCAACAGCAAGGCATGCTCGGAGCAAGTGACTGCCTCCTATCGCAATGCTTTCTTTCACCCCGACCAGTATGACCAGCATGGCGTAGCCGTTGCTTCAGCGCGAGCAGGCAATGTAATCGGCGGCGGTGATTGGGCTCTTGATCGCTTGATACCGGATTGCCTTCGTGCCTTGATAAAGGGAGAGACAATCACTATCCGAAATCCAAAAGCAATCCGGCCGTGGCAGCATGTCCTGGAGCCCTTGAAGGGGTACTTGATGCTCGCTGAAAAAATGTGGGCGAATGGCAAGGATTACTCTCAGAGCTGGAATTTTGGTCCGAATGAGGAAGATGCCAGATCGGTAGAGTGGATCGTCCATCAATTGTGTGAGCGATGGGGGGCTGGTGCCTGCTTTGAAGCAGAGCGAACCGATCCACAATGGCACGAAGCCCAATATTTAAAGCTGGACTGTTCCAAAGCCAAAAGCGTAATCGGTTGGAAGCCCAACTGGTCGCTCGAACAGACCTTGGACAGTATCATTTCTTGGCAGAAGGCTTATCAACAAAAGCAAGACGTAAGAGAAATTTGTTTGGCCCAAATCGCAGCGTATACAAATAAGGCCCAATGA